DNA sequence from the Tenacibaculum mesophilum genome:
CTTCACTTTCGTAAGCTTCTTTTAAATTGGTAACTACCTGTAATGTTTTAGAACCATCTGTAAAAGGAACAACAATACGCTCGTAACGGTCACCTTCGTTTTCAAAAACATTTTTAATTACTGGGAATGCATTTTCAGCATTTCTTTCCGCATCGTTTTTGTAGTGTTCTGTTACTATTTTGTATAGCTTGTCAATTAAATCTTGCTCTGATGTTTTATTGAATTCTTCTTCAGAAAAAGGAGAAGTCATTGCAGAGAAACGAATTAATTCGAATTCAAAGTTTTGGAAGTCTTTAGCACCCTTATTTTGTCTTACAATTGAATCACAGGTATCGTAAATCATGTTTGCAATATCAATCTGTAAACGCTTTCCGTCTAAAGCATGACGACGACGTTTGTATACAAACTCACGCTGTGCGTTCATAATATCATCATATTCTAATAAACGCTTACGAATTCCAAAGTTGTTTTCTTCTACTTTTTTCTGAGCTCTTTCAATAGATTTAGAAATCATAGAATGCTGAATTACTTCACCTTCTTTTAATCCCATTCTATCCATCATTTTCGCAATTCTTTCAGAACCAAATAAACGCATTAAGTTATCGTCTAAAGCTACATAGAATTGAGAAGAACCTACATCTCCTTGACGTCCTGCACGACCACGTAACTGACGGTCTACACGACGAGAATCATGGCGTTCTGTACCAATAATAGCTAAACCACCTGCTGCTTTAACTTCGTCAGATAATTTAATATCGGTACCACGACCAGCCATGTTTGTTGCAATGGTAACTACTCCAGGTTTACCAGCTTCAGCAACTACATCAGCTTCTCTTTTGTGTAATTTTGCATTTAATATATTGTGAGGAATTTTACGAATTTGTAACATTCTTCCTAATAATTCAGAGATTTCAACCGAAGTAGTACCTACTAATACAGGTCTTCCTTCTCCAACTAATTTTACAATGTCTTCAATTACTGCGTTGTATTTTTCACGCGTAGTTTTATAAACTAAATCTTGTTTATCGTCTCTTTGAATTGGTTTATTTGTAGGAATTTCAACAACATCTAGTTTATAAATTTCCCAGAATTCACCTGCTTCTGTAATCGCCGTACCTGTCATACCAGATAACTTACGGTACATTCTAAAGTAGTTTTGTAAAGTAACGGTAGCAAACGTTTGCGTAGCGTCTTCAATTTTTACATTCTCTTTAGCTTCAATGGCTTGGTGTAACCCATCAGAGTAACGACGACCGTCCATAATACGACCTGTTTGCTCATCTACAATCATTACTTTGTTATCCATAACCACATACTCCACGTCTTTTTCAAAAACCGTGTAGGCTTTTAAAAGTTGGTTCATGGTATGAATGCGCTCACTCTTCACACTAAATTCGCGATATAATTCTTCTTTTTGATCAGCTTTCTCTTCTGGAGTAGCATCGCTTTTATCTATTTGACCAACTTTTACACTAATATCTGGTAAAACGAAGAATGTTTCATTTTTTGTGATATCAGAAAGGTGTGCAATACCTTTATCAGTTAAATCAATTTGATTGTTCTTTTCTTCAATAGTAAACCATAATTCTGCATCAACTTCAGGCATTAGTTTGTTGTTGTCTTGCATGTAAAAGTTTTCAGTTTTTTGAAGAATTTGTTTAACTCCTTCTTGAGATAAAAACTTAATTAAGGCTTTGTTTTTAGGAAGACCTCTGTAAACTCTTAATAATAAGAAACCACCTTCTTTGGTGTCTCCTTCTTTAATTAAACGTTTAGCTTCAGCTAAAACACCTACTAAGTATTTATTTTGAATAGAAACTAAATCGGCAACTAGAGGCTTTAATTCATTAAATTCATGATTGTCTCCTTGTGGTACAGGACCAGAAATAATTAATGGAGTACGAGCATCATCAATTAAAACAGAATCCACCTCATCAATAATAGCATAGTTTGGTGCACGTTGTACTAAGTCTTTTTTAGAGTTAGCCATGTTATCACGCAAGTAGTCGAAACCAAACTCATTGTTAGTTCCGTAAGTAATATCAGCATTATAAGCTTCTCTACGTGCTTCAGAATTTGGTTGGTGGAAATCAATACAGTCAGTACTTAAGCCGTGGAACTCAAAAATAGGAGCCATCCACGCACAATCACGTTTTGCTAAGTAGTCGTTTACAGTAACAACATGAACTCCGTTACCAGTTAAAGCATTTAAGTATACTGGAAGTGTAGAAACTAAGGTTTTACCTTCCCCTGTCATCATTTCGGCAATTTTACCTTGGTGTAATACAGATCCACCAATTAATTGTACATCGTAGTGAATCATGTCCCAAATTACTTCTTTACCAGCAGCGTCCCATGAGTTAGCCCAAAAAGCTTTGTCATCTTCTAAAGTAATGTGTTCTCTAGTAGCTGATAATTCTCTATCAAAAGGAGTAGCAGTTACTTCTAATTCAGTATTGTTAGCAAAACGTTTTGCTGTTTCTTTCACAACAGCAAAGGCCTCTGGCATAATATCTAATAAAACAGCTTCAGATGCTTCGTAAGCTTCGTCTTTTAATTTATCAATTTCAGTATAGATTTCTTCTTGACGATCGATGTCTGCTTTTTTAGCTTCTTCCTCAAGCTCAGCTATTTTATCGTTAAAAAATTTGGTAGCATCTTTAATTTTCGATTTAAATTCGATTGTTTTTGCCCGTAATTCATCATTTGATAAACTGTTTAATGAATTTTCAAAAGATCGTACTTTTTCAACGATCGGTTGTAGTGATTTTAGGTCCTTTTGTTGTTTGTCTCCAACAAATAGTTTTATAATCGAATTTAAAACGCTCATTTGTAAAATATTGTTTTATAGCTAATTAAGTTGTTTTTAATTAGCGTTTTTTGTGTTTTTATTGAGTGCTTAAAAGTAAGCAAAAAAAAAGCCTCTGTAAAAGAGACTTTTTATTATTTATTTTTTCTAGTATTCATCTTCATTCCAAAGATAATCTTCTTCTGTAGGGTAATCTGGCCAGATTTCAATAATAGAATCGTACGCCTCACCTTCATCTTCGATATCTTGTAAGTTTTCTACCACTTCTAACGGTGCTCCAGTACGAATAGCGTAATCAATTAATTCGTCTTTAGTTGCAGGCCAGGGTGCATCTGCTAAATAAGATGCTAATTCAAGTGTCCAATACATTTCTTTATCTGTTTAATAAGATTTTCCGCAAAAATAATTTTTTTTTGTAAAAAGTCAAGTTTTTTTTAAAAAATGTGAAATTAATAATTAAAGAACTTAGTTATAGCTTTTCAGGAATCCATTTAATTTCCTCAGCTTGTAAGTCTTGGGTCAACTTCCGTGCCAATACAAAAAGGTAGTCAGAAAGTCGGTTTAAATACTTTAAAACAGTATCGCTAATTGCCTCTTCTTCGTTTAAAGCCACAGCCAATCGTTCCGATCTACGGCATACGCAGCGTGCTATGTGACAAAATGACACGGTTTGATGACCGCCTGGTAATACAAAGTGTGTCATTTGAGGTAGGTCTTTATTCATAAGGTCAATTTCGTCTTCTAAGAACTGAATTGACTCTTCGTTAATCTTGGGAATATTTAAGCGTTCTTTACCACTTTTTAAAGTTTCCTTTTCTGGAGGAGTAGCTAACATGGCACCTAATGTGAATAAATCGCTTTGAATTTTTGTTAATTTCTTTTTTAGAGTTTCGTCAACGTATTGGTCTCTAATTAACCCAATGTAAGAGTTAAGTTCATCAACTGTTCCATAACTTTCTATTCTTAAATGATGTTTAGGTACTCGAGTACCACCAAATAGGGCAGTGGTACCCTTATCACCTGTTTTAGTATATATTTTCATATGTTTTTTATTGGTTTGATTAATTATTTTAAGATAGCCAATTTATCTAAAATATAATCAGGACAACGCATAGGTCTTTTTGTTTTATTGTTAATAAATGCTAACACAGTATTTCCAGTTGAAATTAGGTCGTTATTTTGATTGGTAATTTCATAGTCGAATTCAATTTTTACTGAAGGTGTTTTTTTTAAAATGGTTGTAATGGTTAATTCATCGTCGTATAATGCTGATTTTTTAAAGTTACAAGATAAAGATATAACAGGTAACATGATTCCTGTTTTTTCCATATATTTGTAGGTAACGCCCAGAGAACGTAACCATTCGGTGCGACCAATCTCAAAAAACTGTGCGTAGTTCCCATGGTAAACTACTCCCATTTGATCAGTTTCAGCATACCGAACACGTATAGATGTATAATGTTTTTGCAAAAGATTATTTTATTTTTAATTGCACTAACATTACGTAAAAAAAAAATAAAAGTCAATAGTGATTTGATTTTTTTATACTGAAATTTATTCACACTTTTGTTCGCCCAGACATTGGTGTTTGGTGTCCCCTAAATCTGAATAAAAATTAACAACTAAAAAATTGATTTTTACCGCATATGACTAAAACAGCCGATTCAGTTTGGATGGAATGTTTGTCTTTTATAAAAGACAACATTAAGCCGCAGGCATATAAAACTTGGTTTGAGCCTATAAAGCCAATTAAATTGGCAGGGGAAGCATTGACGGTTCAGGTTCCTAGTAAGTTTTTTTATGAGTGGCTAGAAGAGCATTACATCAAACTGTTAAGAGTAGCTTTGGTTCGTCAGTTAGGTAATGATGCTAAGCTAATTTATGATGTACGTATGGAAAATACGTATAGTAGTAATAGTCCGCAAACAGTAAAAATACCTAGTTCAAATCGTAATCCGTTAAAACCACAAAAAGTAACCGTTCCGTTAGAATCAAAACGAGAACTAAAAAATCCATTTGTAATTCCTGGCTTGCAAAAAGTAAAGATAGAATCTCAACTAAACCCAAATTATAACTTTGTAAATTTTGTTGAAGGAGATTCAAATAGATTAGCACGTTCTGCAGGTATGGCTGTGGCTAATAAACCAGGAGGAACTTCATTTAACCCATTACTAATATATGGTGGAGTTGGATTAGGAAAAACACACTTAGCTCACGCTATTGGTGTTGAGATTAAAGATAAATATCCAGATAAAACGGTATTGTATATTTCTTCTGAAAAATTTACACAACAGTTTATTGATTCTGTAAAATCAAATACCAGAAATGATTTTATTCATTTCTACCAAATGATTGATGTGTTGATTATTGATGATGTGCAGTTTTTATCAGGAAAAGCTGGTACGCAAGATGTGTTCTTCCATATTTTCAATCATTTACATCAAAATGGAAAACAGGTTATTTTAACTTCGGATAAAGCACCTGTTGATATGCAAGATATCGAACAACGGTTATTATCTCGTTTTAAATGGGGGTTATCAGCTGAGTTACAAGCACCTGATTACGAAACAAGAATTTCAATCTTACAAAACAAATTGTATAGAGATGGTGTTGAAATGCCTGAAGAAATTGTTGAGTATATAGCAAAGAATATAAAGTCGAATGTTCGTGAGTTAGAAGGAGTGATAATTTCAATGATAGCTCAAGCTTCTTTTAATAGAAAAGAGTTTACAATTGAATTAGCAAAGCAGATTGTAGATAAATTTGTTAAGAACACGAAAAAAGAATTGTCTATTGATTACATTCAAAAAGTAGTATCGAAATACTTTGATATGGATGTGGCAACCTTACAGTCAAAAACACGTAAGCGTCATATTGTACAGGCTCGTCAGTTAGCGATGTACTTTGCTAAACGTATGACAAAATCATCGTTAGCAAGTATTGGGAGTCAAATAGGTAAAAGAGATCACGCTACTGTATTACATGCGTGCAAAACTGTAGATAATTTGACTGAAACTGATAAGCAGTTTAAAAAGTATGTAGAAGACTTAACAAAAAAGTTAACTTTATAAACAACGAACCTCACCTAGTGAGGTTTTTTTATGAGTATGAAAAAAATATTAATGGTTTGTTTAGGTAATATTTGCCGATCTCCCCTTGCTGAGGGAATTTTAAAATCTAAATTATCATCTGAAAGTTTTGTAGTTGATTCAGCCGGTACTGCGGGTTATCATGTAGGTGAATTACCTGACGAGCGCTCTATTGAAGTGGCTAGAAAATATGGTATAGATATTACCAATCAACGTTCAAGAAAATTTACAAAAGCTGATTTTGATAAGTTTGACATAATTTTTGCAATGGATCAAAATAATTATGCAGATATTGTAGCTTTGTCTGAAAATGAAGAGCAACATGAAAAAGTAAAGCTGATTTTGAACGAATTGTATCCTGATGAAAACAGGAGTGTTCCAGATCCTTACTATGGAGGAGATCAAGGTTTTGAAAACGTGTATAAAATGTTAGACGAAGCGTGTGAAATTATAGCTTCAAAATTAGAACAGAAATAATGAAAGGTAAATTATACTTGATTCCTACAACGTTAGGTGATACTGAACCATTAGAGGTGATGCCATTGTCAGTAAAAAAGGTAGTAGAACAATTAGATTATTTTATTGTTGAAAACGAAAAGTCTGCTCGAAGGTTCATTAAAAGAATTACACCAACAAAATCACAACCTTCATTGGAGTTGATGTTGTTAGATAAGTATTCTGATGATTTAGAAACTAAGAATTATTTAGATGTTTGTGAAAAAGGAATATCAGTAGGTTTGCTTTCTGAAGCAGGTGTGCCAGCAGTAGCAGATCCAGGCGCAAGTATTGTTAAGTTGGCGCATCAAAAAGGGATTCAAGTAGTTCCATTGGTAGGACCTTCTTCTATTTTGTTGGCAATTATGGCGTCTGGTATGAATGGGCAGAGTTTTGCGTTTAACGGATATTTACCTATTGATAAGTCAGACAGAAAAAAAGCAATTAAAGATTTAGAGAAGCTTTCAAAAGAAAAAAATCAGTCACAGCTTTTTATCGAAACTCCTTACAGGAATGAAAAAATGTTAGATGATTTACGCGCTACTTTATCACCAGATACAAGAGTTTGTGTGGCGTGTGATATAACACTTCCAACAGAATATATTAAAACACTAACGGTAAAAGAATGGAAGCATGTAAAGACTGATTTACATAAGCGACCAGCAATTTTTATCATTCATAAATAAAAAAAGCATCGATTAAATCGATGCTTTTTTAATATCTTTAGTTATTGGTTAAACCGTTGGTTTTTTGTTGGCTTTGATGTTGGAAACATCATAACCAGCAAACTTTTTAAGGTATGATTGTATAGAGGTTCCATAGGCATCGTTAAAACGGATAGATCCATTTGAACGTAAGAACTTTTTTACATTACCGGCACCACTTAAGTGTGCTGCTGCTAAAATACCAGATTCGGTTATTTTAACTCCATTAATGGTCTTTCCAACACTTCTCTTAATATCTTTTCTTAAAATCCATTTGTTTAATTTACAATAAGCAACAAATGTGCGTTCTTGTAATTCTGGGTTTCTAAGAAAATGAGTGGTGTTGTAAATTCTAAATCTCTTTAGGGTTTCTTTACCAAATTGGTATTTCCCTAAATATCCAAGTGTATTAACTACTCTGTACCTACCTTGTGATTCTTTAAAAGCTAAGGCTTCTTTAAATCCTACAAAATCATTTAATAAAAAAGGAATGTTTACCTTTTCTACCTTGTGAATTGGTATTGGCGTTGTTGTAGTAGTTTTTTCTTTTTTAGTTGTAGTCTCTGTAAAACTGGTTAATAATACAAATCCTAAAAATACTAATACTAAATGTCTGATAATTAAATACTTTCTGTTTAGCGCAGCAAAGATACGGTAAATTTTTATAACAGGCTATAAATCAATAATTTACAGTTTCTTAACTGTTGATAATTAAGTTGTTTTCTGGTGTTTTTTTTAGGTAAAAACCAAAAAAAACTATTTTATATTAACTTTTTAATAATGTTTTATTGAAATTGATGAGAATAAAATTTTGTTAATTTATCTCTTTATTCCTTGTTGATTTATCCATTGTTGATATTTCACTGCATTTCGATTGTGTTGTGCTAAAGAGTTAGCAAATTCATGAAAGCCAATTTTATCAACACTAGCACACATGTAGTAATAATTGTGTTTTTGATGGTTTAAAACAGCATCAATAGATGAAATATCTGGCATTGCAATCAAAGTAGGAGGAAGTCCTGTGTTTTTATAAGTATTGTAAGGAGAGTCTATCACTAAATCTTTGTTTAAAACCCTTTTTACAACAAAATCTTGTCCTTTAACTTCTTTAATTGCATATATAACTGTTGGGTCGGCTTGTAAAGGCCAATTATCTCTTAATCTATTTAGATACAAACCAGCCACGACAGGGCGCTCTATTTTTTTAGCTGTTTCTTTCTGAACGATAGAAGCTAATGTAATTACCTCTTCTTTTGAAAGATTTAGTTTTTTAGCTTTTTCTAACCTAGCAGAAGTCCAAAAACGATTGTATTCGCGTAGCATTTTATCGCGAAATTTTTCAGCAGAAGTATTCCAGTAAAACTCATAACTATTCGGAATGTACATTCCTAATGCAGATTTTTCAGTAAATTTATTGGTAGCTAAAAAAGAAGGATCTTGCATAGCTTGTAATAAAGCAATAGAGTCTGCTTCAATTTGTTCAGCTATTCTTCCTGCTAATTTTTCTAAAGTATCTTGATTGTTGAAAGAAAGGATAATAGGTGTTTGATTTCCACTACGTAAAAGGTTTACAACATCATTCATGTTCATCCCTTTTTTTAGTAAATATTTTCCACCTTTGGGTTGTGTGAATTTTTTCTTTTCAGCAACCCAAACAAAATTTTCAGGATGTTTAACAAACTCAGAAAGTTGTTTCTTCACATCTATAAAAGAGGCGTTAGAGCCTATGTATATAGCTCCATCTTTAGTAACAGCTTTACCAAAGATTTTTTGATAGTAGTTAAATCCAATAATTCCGCCAATTAAAAAAATAGCAGCAATACCTCCTAAAATAATTTTCTTATTCATTTATTAGTTGAAATAATAGTTCGTCTTTATATGTTTCATTATGAAATATCCAATCTTTTTTAATACCAGTTTGCTTAAAGTTTTGTTTTTCAAAAAGATGTAAGCTACTAGTATTGTCACTAGTGATATTTGCATATAGTTGATGTAAATGCAAATGTATAAAACAGTACTTTATTAGTAACTGTAAAGCTTCAGAGGCAAATCCCTTCTGCTGAAAGTCAGGATGAATTAAAATTCCGATACCAGCTCTTTTATGTTGCGGGTTAAAATCGAACAAATCTATCATCCCAATAGATTTACCAGTCACTTTATCATCAATAACTAATCGTAATTGTTTAGCTTCATAAATATCTAAGTGAGCGTTTTCTAAATATTGCTTCAGTAAAAATTTAGAAAAAGGAGTCTGTGTATGACTCACTTCCCAAAAAGATTCATTATTTTCAATTTGAAATAAAAACTCTAAATCTTCAGGTTCTAAGGCTCTTAACTTGATATGTGTTCCAGTTAACGTATGCACTAAATATTTATTTTACCCTCAAATACAAATGTAGCGGGACCTTTTAAAAATACATTCGAATAAACTCCGTCTTGTTCTTCAAAAGAAACTTCTAATTCCCCGCCTTCAACAGGCAAGATTATAGATGAACTGTTGGTTTTTTTAGTAGCATGCATGGCTATAGCAACGGCAGTAACACCCGTTCCGCAGGCTAAAGTCTCATTTTCTACGCCACGCTCGTAGGTACGTACTTTAAAAGTGTTATTTGTTATTTGTTCTACAAAATTAACGTTGCTACCTTCGGCACCATAAATTTCATTCCTGATTTTTTTTCCATTTGAAAAAACATCATAATTAGCAAGATCGTTTACCAACTGAACATGGTGTGGAGATCCTGTATTGGTAAAAACGTATTTGTCAAAAATATTCACCTTGTTAACATCAATCATTTGTAAAGAAACAAGGTTGTTAGAAATAGAGGCATGATGCAGCCCGTCAATAGCAATAAAAGTAGTTTCGGTTTCAAAAAGTCCAAGTTTATGAGCAAAAGCCACAATACAGCGTCCACCATTACCACACATAGTACTTTCATTACCATCAGAGTTATAATATACCATTTTAAAATCGGTAGTATTATCTTCTTCAAGTAATATAAGACCATCGGATCCAATACCGAAGTGTCTATTGCATAATTTTGCAATTATGTCAGTTTTATTTTTTGGAAAGGTTTTTGAACGATTATCAATCATGATAAAATCGTTACCAGTTCCTTGGTATTTGTAAAATTCTAAATCCATAATAAAGGACAAAGATACATATTTTATAAAGGAAAGAGGACTGTTAAATAGCGGTTAAAATCAGTTAAATAGAAGTTAAACACATTTACTTGAAATGTTAAAATTGTATATTTGAAGTATAAAATTTTGTAAGCATATGAAGAAAATTATTGGAACTTTAGGAATTGCGATTTTAGGAGGCGCAATAGCACTTGCAGGATACAAAACACTAATAGAAGAACCGCAAGTAATAGTAGAGAAAGAGGTAGAGCCAACAATGCAAACTGTAAAGGCAAGTTATACACCAACAATAATAAACTCAACATCAACACCAACAGATTTTACAGAAGCAGCTGATAAAACAGTACATGCGGTGGTTCATGTTAAAAATACATCTATAAGAACACAACAAGATCCTTATAGTTTTTTCTTTGGAGGAAATGGTACAAGGAAATATCAACAAGTTGGTACAGGTAGCGGTGTAATTATTTCTCCTGATGGATATATTGTAACTAATAATCATGTGATTGAAGGAGCAAGTGATATTGAGATTACGTTAAACAATCAGAAAAAAATAAAAGCGGAATTAATAGGGGCTGATAAAGCGAATGATATAGCATTGTTAAAAGTAGAAGCTGACTTTGAATTACCAAATTTACCTTTTGGAAATTCTGATAATATTAAAGTAGGAGAATGGGTATTAGCAGTAGGAAATCCCTATAATTTAACATCTACTGTTACTGCAGGTATTGTAAGTGCAAAAGGGCGTGATTTAAATGGTAACACAAACATAGATTCATTTATTCAAACAGACGCTGCTGTAAATCCAGGAAACAGTGGAGGAGCGTTAGTGAATACAAGAGGTGAATTAATAGGAATCAATACAGCTATTTCTTCAAGAACAGGCTCTTTTATAGGGTATTCATTTGCTGTACCTTCAAACATTGCTAAAAAAATAGTAGATGATTTACTAGAGTTTGGAATGGTACAACAAGCTGTTTTAGGAATTAATGTAGATATTGAAGCAGTAAATATTGAAGGGGTAAAAATAGGAGAAGTTTTAGAAGAAGGAGGGGCTAAAAAAGCAGGCTTGGAAGAAGGAGATATTATAACAAAAGTAAACGATATAAAGATTTCTAAGTTTTCAGATTTAAAAGGACAGTTAACGGCAAAAAGACCTGGAGAATATGTGAATTTAACAATTGATAGAGATGGAGAAGAGTTGACTAAAGTAGTTAAATTAACCAAGCTTATAAAGTTACCAGTAAGTAGAGTTTTAGAAACAGAGTTTGAAGATCTTACAAAAGAAGATAGGGAAAAGTTTAAATTAGATGGAGGAGCTAAAATTAAAAGAACTCAAAATATAGCTTTTAAACAATTTGAAGTAGGAAAAGGGTATATTTTAACCAAAATTAATGGAAAAAAAGTAAGTAATGCAAAAGAAGCTGTTGGTATGTTAGATCGTTCGTACGGTAGTGGTAAAAGGCTTTTATTAGAGATGATTAGTCCATCAGGTCAAATAGAGCGATTTAGATATTAGGTTAATGAAAAAAATATTTAGAAGAATAAACTATATACTAAATAAAAAAAGTCCTGTTAAAACGATTTTTAACAGGG
Encoded proteins:
- the secA gene encoding preprotein translocase subunit SecA is translated as MSVLNSIIKLFVGDKQQKDLKSLQPIVEKVRSFENSLNSLSNDELRAKTIEFKSKIKDATKFFNDKIAELEEEAKKADIDRQEEIYTEIDKLKDEAYEASEAVLLDIMPEAFAVVKETAKRFANNTELEVTATPFDRELSATREHITLEDDKAFWANSWDAAGKEVIWDMIHYDVQLIGGSVLHQGKIAEMMTGEGKTLVSTLPVYLNALTGNGVHVVTVNDYLAKRDCAWMAPIFEFHGLSTDCIDFHQPNSEARREAYNADITYGTNNEFGFDYLRDNMANSKKDLVQRAPNYAIIDEVDSVLIDDARTPLIISGPVPQGDNHEFNELKPLVADLVSIQNKYLVGVLAEAKRLIKEGDTKEGGFLLLRVYRGLPKNKALIKFLSQEGVKQILQKTENFYMQDNNKLMPEVDAELWFTIEEKNNQIDLTDKGIAHLSDITKNETFFVLPDISVKVGQIDKSDATPEEKADQKEELYREFSVKSERIHTMNQLLKAYTVFEKDVEYVVMDNKVMIVDEQTGRIMDGRRYSDGLHQAIEAKENVKIEDATQTFATVTLQNYFRMYRKLSGMTGTAITEAGEFWEIYKLDVVEIPTNKPIQRDDKQDLVYKTTREKYNAVIEDIVKLVGEGRPVLVGTTSVEISELLGRMLQIRKIPHNILNAKLHKREADVVAEAGKPGVVTIATNMAGRGTDIKLSDEVKAAGGLAIIGTERHDSRRVDRQLRGRAGRQGDVGSSQFYVALDDNLMRLFGSERIAKMMDRMGLKEGEVIQHSMISKSIERAQKKVEENNFGIRKRLLEYDDIMNAQREFVYKRRRHALDGKRLQIDIANMIYDTCDSIVRQNKGAKDFQNFEFELIRFSAMTSPFSEEEFNKTSEQDLIDKLYKIVTEHYKNDAERNAENAFPVIKNVFENEGDRYERIVVPFTDGSKTLQVVTNLKEAYESEGKSLVNDFEKNITLAIIDENWKDHLRKMDELKQTVQNATYEQKDPLLVYKFEAFELFQETIDKVNKEVLSFLFKGKLPSQEASQVSEAREQQREQLDLRKDEVQNSTQQAISNARNQQTQEQQAVETVVREQPKIGRNEKVTIKNVMSGEEKEVKYKQAIPLLEKGEWVLYNK
- a CDS encoding DUF2795 domain-containing protein — translated: MYWTLELASYLADAPWPATKDELIDYAIRTGAPLEVVENLQDIEDEGEAYDSIIEIWPDYPTEEDYLWNEDEY
- a CDS encoding cob(I)yrinic acid a,c-diamide adenosyltransferase; translated protein: MKIYTKTGDKGTTALFGGTRVPKHHLRIESYGTVDELNSYIGLIRDQYVDETLKKKLTKIQSDLFTLGAMLATPPEKETLKSGKERLNIPKINEESIQFLEDEIDLMNKDLPQMTHFVLPGGHQTVSFCHIARCVCRRSERLAVALNEEEAISDTVLKYLNRLSDYLFVLARKLTQDLQAEEIKWIPEKL
- a CDS encoding acyl-CoA thioesterase, translated to MQKHYTSIRVRYAETDQMGVVYHGNYAQFFEIGRTEWLRSLGVTYKYMEKTGIMLPVISLSCNFKKSALYDDELTITTILKKTPSVKIEFDYEITNQNNDLISTGNTVLAFINNKTKRPMRCPDYILDKLAILK
- the dnaA gene encoding chromosomal replication initiator protein DnaA — protein: MTKTADSVWMECLSFIKDNIKPQAYKTWFEPIKPIKLAGEALTVQVPSKFFYEWLEEHYIKLLRVALVRQLGNDAKLIYDVRMENTYSSNSPQTVKIPSSNRNPLKPQKVTVPLESKRELKNPFVIPGLQKVKIESQLNPNYNFVNFVEGDSNRLARSAGMAVANKPGGTSFNPLLIYGGVGLGKTHLAHAIGVEIKDKYPDKTVLYISSEKFTQQFIDSVKSNTRNDFIHFYQMIDVLIIDDVQFLSGKAGTQDVFFHIFNHLHQNGKQVILTSDKAPVDMQDIEQRLLSRFKWGLSAELQAPDYETRISILQNKLYRDGVEMPEEIVEYIAKNIKSNVRELEGVIISMIAQASFNRKEFTIELAKQIVDKFVKNTKKELSIDYIQKVVSKYFDMDVATLQSKTRKRHIVQARQLAMYFAKRMTKSSLASIGSQIGKRDHATVLHACKTVDNLTETDKQFKKYVEDLTKKLTL
- a CDS encoding low molecular weight protein-tyrosine-phosphatase, giving the protein MKKILMVCLGNICRSPLAEGILKSKLSSESFVVDSAGTAGYHVGELPDERSIEVARKYGIDITNQRSRKFTKADFDKFDIIFAMDQNNYADIVALSENEEQHEKVKLILNELYPDENRSVPDPYYGGDQGFENVYKMLDEACEIIASKLEQK
- a CDS encoding SAM-dependent methyltransferase; this translates as MKGKLYLIPTTLGDTEPLEVMPLSVKKVVEQLDYFIVENEKSARRFIKRITPTKSQPSLELMLLDKYSDDLETKNYLDVCEKGISVGLLSEAGVPAVADPGASIVKLAHQKGIQVVPLVGPSSILLAIMASGMNGQSFAFNGYLPIDKSDRKKAIKDLEKLSKEKNQSQLFIETPYRNEKMLDDLRATLSPDTRVCVACDITLPTEYIKTLTVKEWKHVKTDLHKRPAIFIIHK
- a CDS encoding peptidoglycan-binding protein LysM, which codes for MFAALNRKYLIIRHLVLVFLGFVLLTSFTETTTKKEKTTTTTPIPIHKVEKVNIPFLLNDFVGFKEALAFKESQGRYRVVNTLGYLGKYQFGKETLKRFRIYNTTHFLRNPELQERTFVAYCKLNKWILRKDIKRSVGKTINGVKITESGILAAAHLSGAGNVKKFLRSNGSIRFNDAYGTSIQSYLKKFAGYDVSNIKANKKPTV
- the mltG gene encoding endolytic transglycosylase MltG, which codes for MNKKIILGGIAAIFLIGGIIGFNYYQKIFGKAVTKDGAIYIGSNASFIDVKKQLSEFVKHPENFVWVAEKKKFTQPKGGKYLLKKGMNMNDVVNLLRSGNQTPIILSFNNQDTLEKLAGRIAEQIEADSIALLQAMQDPSFLATNKFTEKSALGMYIPNSYEFYWNTSAEKFRDKMLREYNRFWTSARLEKAKKLNLSKEEVITLASIVQKETAKKIERPVVAGLYLNRLRDNWPLQADPTVIYAIKEVKGQDFVVKRVLNKDLVIDSPYNTYKNTGLPPTLIAMPDISSIDAVLNHQKHNYYYMCASVDKIGFHEFANSLAQHNRNAVKYQQWINQQGIKR
- a CDS encoding GNAT family N-acetyltransferase; this translates as MHTLTGTHIKLRALEPEDLEFLFQIENNESFWEVSHTQTPFSKFLLKQYLENAHLDIYEAKQLRLVIDDKVTGKSIGMIDLFDFNPQHKRAGIGILIHPDFQQKGFASEALQLLIKYCFIHLHLHQLYANITSDNTSSLHLFEKQNFKQTGIKKDWIFHNETYKDELLFQLINE
- the dapF gene encoding diaminopimelate epimerase, giving the protein MDLEFYKYQGTGNDFIMIDNRSKTFPKNKTDIIAKLCNRHFGIGSDGLILLEEDNTTDFKMVYYNSDGNESTMCGNGGRCIVAFAHKLGLFETETTFIAIDGLHHASISNNLVSLQMIDVNKVNIFDKYVFTNTGSPHHVQLVNDLANYDVFSNGKKIRNEIYGAEGSNVNFVEQITNNTFKVRTYERGVENETLACGTGVTAVAIAMHATKKTNSSSIILPVEGGELEVSFEEQDGVYSNVFLKGPATFVFEGKINI